One part of the Halobellus ruber genome encodes these proteins:
- the uvrB gene encoding excinuclease ABC subunit UvrB has product MSDTSEAGPLSPDRPAADREFRVDAPFDPAGDQPDAIEQLAAGFESGMDKQTLLGVTGSGKTNTVSWTIEELQQPTLVIAHNKTLAAQLYEEFRSLFPDNAVEYFVSYYDYYQPEAYVEQTDTYIDKDMSINEEIDRLRHSATRSLLTRDDVIVVASVSAIYGLGDPTNYTEMALRVELGDRIDRDDLLSKLVDLNYERNDVDFQQGTFRVRGDTVEVYPMYGRYAVRVEFWGDEVDRLTKLDPLTGEVVSEEPAALVHPAEHYSIPDEKLETAIEEIEALMEDRVAYFERQGDLVAAQRIEERTTFDIEMLRETGYCSGIENYSVHMSDRDSGEPPYTLLDYFPDDFLTVVDESHQTLPQIRGQFEGDKSRKDSLVENGFRLPTAYDNRPLTFEEFEAKTDRTLYVSATPGDYEREHSERIVEQIVRPTHLVDPEIEIADATGQVDDLLDRIDDRIDREERVLVTTLTKRMAEDLTEFLEESGVDVAYMHDETDTLERHELIRDLRLGNIDVLVGINLLREGLDIPEVSLVAILDADQEGFLRSETTLVQTMGRAARNVAGEVVLYADETTDAMASAISETRRRRRIQREYNQEHGYEPQTIEKSIGETNLPGSGDRSERSPTDEPTDDEEAREQIAYLEERMEEAADNLEFELAADIRDRIRELRQEFGIPEDDGGARGDDGVDPGVDPLDGGLPPESNSQ; this is encoded by the coding sequence ATGAGCGACACCTCCGAAGCGGGCCCGCTGTCGCCCGATCGGCCGGCGGCCGACCGGGAGTTCCGCGTCGACGCCCCGTTCGACCCCGCGGGCGACCAGCCCGATGCGATCGAACAGCTCGCCGCGGGCTTCGAGTCGGGGATGGACAAACAGACGCTACTCGGTGTCACCGGCTCGGGGAAGACAAACACCGTCTCCTGGACCATCGAGGAACTCCAGCAGCCGACGCTCGTGATCGCCCACAACAAGACCCTCGCCGCGCAGCTCTACGAGGAGTTCCGGAGCCTCTTCCCCGACAACGCGGTGGAGTACTTCGTCTCCTACTACGACTACTACCAGCCGGAGGCGTACGTCGAGCAGACCGACACCTACATCGACAAGGACATGTCGATCAACGAGGAGATCGACCGACTCCGCCACTCGGCGACCCGATCGCTGCTCACCCGCGACGACGTCATCGTCGTTGCTTCGGTGTCGGCGATCTACGGCCTGGGTGATCCGACGAACTACACCGAGATGGCGCTCCGCGTCGAACTCGGCGACCGGATCGACCGCGACGACCTCCTCTCGAAGCTCGTGGATCTGAACTACGAGCGAAACGACGTCGACTTCCAGCAAGGGACCTTCCGGGTCCGCGGCGACACCGTCGAGGTGTACCCGATGTACGGCCGGTACGCCGTCCGCGTGGAGTTCTGGGGCGACGAGGTCGACCGGCTCACCAAGCTCGATCCCCTCACCGGCGAAGTCGTCTCCGAGGAACCCGCCGCCCTCGTTCACCCCGCGGAGCACTATTCGATCCCCGACGAGAAACTGGAGACCGCGATCGAGGAGATCGAGGCCCTGATGGAGGACCGCGTGGCGTACTTCGAACGGCAGGGCGACCTCGTCGCCGCCCAGCGGATCGAGGAGCGGACCACCTTCGACATCGAGATGCTGCGGGAGACGGGCTACTGCTCGGGGATCGAGAACTACTCGGTACACATGTCCGACCGCGACTCCGGCGAGCCGCCGTACACCCTGCTTGATTACTTTCCCGACGACTTCCTCACCGTCGTCGACGAGTCCCACCAGACGCTCCCGCAGATCCGGGGGCAGTTCGAGGGCGACAAATCACGGAAGGACTCGCTCGTCGAGAACGGCTTCCGGCTGCCAACCGCCTACGACAACCGGCCGCTGACGTTCGAGGAGTTCGAGGCGAAGACCGACCGGACGCTCTACGTGTCGGCGACGCCCGGCGACTACGAGCGAGAGCACTCCGAGCGGATCGTCGAGCAGATCGTCCGCCCGACCCACCTTGTCGACCCCGAAATCGAGATCGCCGACGCCACCGGCCAGGTCGACGACCTGCTCGACCGGATCGACGACCGGATCGACCGAGAGGAGCGCGTCCTCGTCACGACGCTCACGAAGCGGATGGCGGAGGACCTGACCGAGTTCCTGGAGGAGTCGGGCGTCGACGTGGCGTATATGCACGACGAGACCGACACCTTAGAGCGGCACGAACTGATCCGTGACCTCCGGCTCGGCAACATCGACGTCCTCGTCGGGATCAACCTCCTCCGTGAGGGGCTCGACATCCCCGAGGTCTCCTTGGTCGCCATCCTCGACGCCGACCAGGAGGGCTTTCTCCGCTCGGAGACCACGCTGGTGCAGACGATGGGCCGCGCCGCCAGAAACGTCGCGGGTGAGGTCGTGCTCTACGCCGACGAGACCACCGACGCGATGGCGTCGGCGATCTCCGAGACGCGGCGTCGCCGCCGGATCCAGCGGGAGTACAACCAGGAGCACGGCTACGAGCCACAGACCATCGAGAAGTCGATCGGCGAGACGAACCTCCCGGGCAGCGGCGACAGAAGCGAGCGGTCCCCGACCGACGAGCCCACCGACGACGAGGAGGCCCGCGAGCAGATCGCCTACCTCGAAGAACGGATGGAGGAGGCCGCCGACAACCTCGAGTTCGAGCTCGCGGCAGACATCCGCGACCGGATCCGGGAGCTCCGTCAGGAGTTCGGGATCCCGGAGGACGACGGGGGCGCCCGCGGCGACGACGGGGTCGACCCCGGCGTCGACCCGCTCGACGGCGGGCTCCCGCCGGAGTCGAACTCACAGTGA
- a CDS encoding sulfite exporter TauE/SafE family protein — MNPISATRVQRLLLRYQYVFVFLAPVAFVTAVVAGAPASGTGTGYWLEYWWLFPAFLLGATIVNTVGISGSALFVPFLIFVFPLFASPLDPPTIVKVGLISEAFGLSSSSLAFIQYGLVDRRLAVALVGGAVPFVVAGALLSFVIPEPLFHGLLGVALLTASYLLFRIDLGHGGASGSDDADPEAAVDGGRPGRPDDPGKLGPAGVETDETGTVTRVDRDGGDYQYTRGGYLRRFANYSVGGTFQGLAGFGVGELGIISMLGTKVPVRIAIGTNHIVVALTAVLASLVHVFGGGLVGGHSLSLASTPWNMVVFTVPATVTGGQIAPYVSNALSTSTIKTFVGGLFAVISIALFLMAAGGV; from the coding sequence ATGAATCCGATCTCCGCCACCCGTGTCCAGCGGCTGTTGCTCCGGTATCAGTACGTCTTCGTCTTCCTCGCTCCGGTCGCGTTCGTGACCGCGGTCGTCGCCGGCGCGCCGGCATCGGGGACGGGGACGGGCTACTGGCTGGAGTACTGGTGGCTGTTCCCGGCGTTCCTGCTCGGAGCAACGATCGTCAACACGGTCGGCATCAGCGGGTCGGCGCTGTTCGTCCCGTTTCTGATCTTCGTCTTCCCGCTGTTTGCGAGCCCGCTCGATCCACCTACGATCGTGAAAGTCGGCCTGATCAGCGAGGCGTTCGGCCTGTCGAGTTCCTCGCTCGCGTTCATCCAGTACGGCCTCGTGGACCGCCGACTGGCGGTCGCCCTCGTCGGCGGCGCGGTCCCGTTCGTCGTCGCGGGGGCGCTGCTCTCCTTTGTCATCCCGGAGCCGCTGTTCCACGGGCTGTTGGGTGTCGCCCTGTTGACGGCGTCGTACCTGCTCTTCAGGATCGACCTCGGCCACGGGGGAGCGAGCGGCTCCGACGACGCCGACCCCGAGGCGGCCGTCGACGGCGGCCGTCCCGGGCGGCCGGACGACCCCGGAAAGCTCGGCCCCGCCGGCGTCGAAACCGACGAGACGGGCACCGTAACGCGCGTCGACCGCGACGGCGGCGACTACCAGTACACCCGTGGCGGCTACCTGCGCCGGTTTGCGAACTACAGCGTCGGCGGGACGTTCCAGGGGCTCGCGGGGTTCGGGGTGGGCGAGCTCGGGATCATCTCGATGCTCGGAACGAAGGTCCCGGTCCGGATCGCGATCGGGACGAACCACATCGTCGTCGCGCTGACGGCCGTCCTGGCGTCGCTGGTCCACGTGTTCGGCGGCGGCCTCGTCGGCGGGCACAGCCTCAGCCTCGCGTCGACACCGTGGAACATGGTCGTGTTCACCGTCCCGGCGACGGTGACGGGCGGACAGATCGCCCCCTACGTCTCGAACGCGCTCAGTACGTCGACGATCAAAACGTTCGTCGGCGGGCTCTTCGCCGTGATCTCGATCGCCCTGTTCCTGATGGCGGCCGGCGGGGTCTGA
- a CDS encoding SPFH domain-containing protein, whose amino-acid sequence MSSIFRELGRRSVGSVPSRLLPAAAVVVALILAVTIFGTDPTTIVGLAVLAVAVATVYSAVEIVNAYEKRALTVFGEYRRLLEPGISFVPPFVSKTYTFDMRTQTIDVPKQEAITRDNSPVTADAVVYIRVMDAKRAFLEVDDYEGAVSDLAQTTLRAVLGDMELDDTLSEREVINRRINEELDEPTDEWGIRVESVEVRSVKPSRGVEDAMEQQSSAERRRRAMILEAQGERRSAIETAEGERQSNVISAQGEKQASVLRAQGDAVATVLRARASESMGERAIVDRGLESLERIGTSPSSTFVLPQELTSLLGRYGRGLTDSDVQESAGLESLDFDRETRELLGLDDIDEIIAAVEDAESGEAVGDLDGREGDSAADVDLNLEGSYESTR is encoded by the coding sequence ATGTCGAGCATCTTCCGGGAACTCGGGCGCCGCTCCGTCGGCAGCGTGCCGAGCCGGCTTCTCCCCGCGGCGGCCGTGGTCGTCGCCCTGATCCTCGCGGTCACGATCTTCGGGACCGACCCGACCACCATCGTCGGACTGGCCGTGCTCGCCGTGGCGGTCGCGACGGTCTACAGCGCGGTCGAGATCGTCAACGCCTACGAGAAGCGGGCGCTCACCGTGTTCGGGGAGTACCGCCGGCTCTTGGAGCCCGGGATCAGCTTCGTCCCGCCGTTCGTCTCGAAGACCTACACCTTCGACATGCGGACCCAGACCATCGACGTGCCGAAACAGGAGGCGATCACCCGCGACAACTCCCCGGTGACCGCTGACGCGGTCGTCTACATCCGGGTGATGGACGCAAAGCGGGCGTTTCTCGAAGTCGACGACTACGAGGGGGCGGTCTCGGATCTCGCACAGACCACGCTCCGGGCCGTTCTGGGCGATATGGAGCTCGACGACACCCTCTCCGAGCGGGAGGTAATCAACCGCCGGATCAACGAGGAACTCGACGAACCCACCGACGAGTGGGGGATCCGCGTCGAGAGCGTGGAAGTGCGGTCGGTCAAGCCCAGCCGGGGCGTCGAGGACGCGATGGAGCAGCAGTCCTCCGCCGAACGCCGCCGCCGGGCGATGATCCTCGAAGCCCAGGGGGAACGCCGCTCCGCCATCGAGACCGCGGAGGGCGAACGCCAGTCGAACGTGATCAGCGCCCAAGGCGAGAAGCAGGCGTCGGTGCTCCGCGCGCAGGGCGACGCGGTCGCGACCGTCCTCCGGGCCCGCGCGTCGGAGTCGATGGGCGAGCGCGCGATCGTCGACCGCGGGCTGGAGTCGCTCGAACGGATCGGCACGTCGCCGTCGTCGACGTTCGTGCTTCCCCAGGAGCTCACCAGCCTGCTCGGGCGGTACGGCCGGGGACTCACCGACTCCGACGTCCAGGAGTCCGCCGGGCTCGAAAGCCTGGATTTCGACCGCGAAACCCGCGAACTCCTCGGACTCGACGACATCGACGAGATCATCGCGGCGGTCGAGGACGCCGAAAGCGGCGAGGCCGTCGGCGACCTCGACGGCCGGGAGGGGGACAGTGCGGCCGACGTGGACCTGAATCTGGAAGGCTCCTACGAGTCGACGCGGTGA
- a CDS encoding DUF7554 family protein, whose protein sequence is MPRRASGGDRGDLEVESLLRIVLVLAVIWLVLEVVGGVLGILGELLGPLRPLLGLLVVVLLVLWLTDRL, encoded by the coding sequence ATGCCTCGTCGAGCGTCGGGAGGCGATCGGGGTGATCTCGAAGTCGAGAGCCTGCTGCGGATCGTGTTGGTGCTGGCCGTGATCTGGCTCGTCCTGGAAGTCGTCGGCGGGGTTCTCGGGATCCTCGGGGAGCTTCTCGGCCCGCTCCGCCCGCTGTTGGGACTTCTCGTGGTGGTGCTGCTCGTGCTGTGGCTGACCGACCGGCTCTGA
- a CDS encoding 2'-5' RNA ligase family protein: MFSLNVPVPGEIRRVAGDLHPELVRFDRNRERHTLLAKRFDTALDDDADSLPRLRERLRPLLRRSAPADGIDLRVTGLDYFERPTRGPGPVVYLAVESPGLRALHRRLCDAFGTVAGMEGDDYVPHITLARGGSVADAADLVERRSIDPVAWTAGELRIHDSRYREDAARLPLG; the protein is encoded by the coding sequence GTGTTCAGCCTGAACGTCCCCGTCCCGGGGGAGATCCGGCGGGTCGCCGGCGACCTCCACCCGGAGTTGGTCCGGTTCGATCGGAACCGGGAGCGGCACACCCTCCTGGCGAAGCGGTTCGACACCGCGCTCGACGACGACGCCGACTCCCTCCCCCGGCTCCGCGAGCGCCTCCGGCCGCTCCTCCGCCGTTCGGCTCCCGCCGACGGGATCGACCTCCGGGTGACGGGGCTCGACTACTTCGAGCGGCCGACCCGCGGCCCCGGGCCGGTGGTCTACCTCGCCGTCGAGAGCCCCGGCCTCCGCGCGCTTCACCGCCGCCTCTGCGACGCCTTCGGGACGGTCGCGGGGATGGAGGGCGACGACTACGTGCCGCACATCACCCTCGCCCGCGGCGGCAGCGTCGCGGACGCCGCCGACCTGGTCGAACGGCGGTCGATCGACCCCGTCGCGTGGACCGCCGGGGAGCTCCGGATCCACGACTCGCGGTACCGCGAGGACGCCGCGCGGCTGCCGCTCGGATAG
- a CDS encoding ATP-dependent DNA helicase produces the protein MSTTGEYERFFPYEQPYPNQRSAMAEISEALDDQRDVLLEGAPGTGKTLSALVPALEYARRTDKTVVITTNVHQQMRQFIEDARAIVEEEPLRAVVFKGKSSMCHIDVDYQECQTLRDTTRDLVETEREREELRRQADALLDRIREGEEGAGEARSAVTDELDEVETELEELREGNVCEHYYNNLVEDTDAFFEWLFADVRTPEDIYAYADERKLCGYELLKEGMEAVDLVVCNYHHLLDPTIREQFFRWLGRDPEDVVTVFDEAHNIESVARDHATRTLTENTLESALAELEDADDSRVDPAENVLSAFLRALRETCNDALGFGEREQVGEEWYDLSIANSGRRDDLTLAFLDRYEGRGIDSEVDLALQLGKVLDQEYEDAYRNGSATTRAESQTLQAAEFVASWMADGGKLGQHPLCAVRRDAGSEEVYGRAELYTCIPRKVTEDLFAEVDASILMSATLRPFDVIEDVLGLDEPVTMAYGLEYPEERRRTLAVEAPALFSSDRDDPDTQATITDVLADAVRFTPGNCLLFFPSYAEAERYHDRLRDRADVDARLLRDGSDEDTESLRRSFVAADDAVLCTSLWGTLAEGVSFDDGAARTVAVVGVPYPRLSERLEAIQDAYDRAYDDREDAGWRYAVEIPTIRKTRQALGRVIRSPEDYGVRLLVDRRYTRESVEMGKYGVRGSFPREERAELVDVAPGKLKFSMLNFYADLDAYDGAPPQP, from the coding sequence GTGTCGACGACCGGCGAGTACGAGCGGTTCTTCCCCTACGAGCAGCCCTATCCGAACCAGCGCTCCGCGATGGCGGAGATCTCCGAGGCGCTCGACGACCAGCGCGACGTGCTCCTGGAGGGCGCACCGGGGACCGGCAAGACCCTCTCGGCGCTGGTACCGGCGCTTGAGTACGCCCGGCGGACCGACAAGACCGTCGTCATCACCACCAACGTCCACCAGCAGATGCGGCAGTTCATCGAGGACGCCCGCGCGATCGTCGAGGAGGAGCCCCTCCGGGCGGTCGTGTTCAAGGGAAAGTCCTCGATGTGCCACATCGACGTCGACTACCAGGAGTGTCAGACCCTCCGGGACACCACCCGTGACCTCGTCGAGACCGAACGGGAACGCGAGGAGCTCCGCCGGCAGGCCGACGCCCTGCTCGACCGGATCCGCGAGGGCGAGGAGGGCGCCGGCGAGGCCCGGTCGGCGGTGACCGACGAACTCGACGAGGTGGAGACCGAACTCGAAGAGCTCCGCGAGGGCAACGTTTGCGAACACTACTACAACAACCTCGTCGAGGACACCGACGCGTTCTTCGAGTGGCTCTTCGCGGACGTTCGCACCCCCGAGGACATCTACGCCTACGCCGACGAACGGAAGCTCTGTGGGTACGAGCTGCTGAAGGAGGGAATGGAGGCGGTGGATCTGGTGGTGTGCAACTACCACCACCTGCTCGACCCGACGATCCGCGAGCAGTTCTTCCGGTGGCTCGGCCGGGATCCGGAGGACGTGGTGACGGTCTTCGACGAGGCCCACAACATCGAGTCGGTCGCCCGCGACCACGCCACCCGGACGCTGACCGAGAACACGCTGGAATCCGCGTTGGCGGAACTCGAGGACGCCGACGACTCCCGGGTCGACCCCGCCGAGAACGTCCTGTCGGCGTTTCTGAGAGCGCTCCGGGAGACCTGCAACGACGCCCTCGGCTTCGGCGAGCGCGAGCAGGTCGGCGAGGAGTGGTACGACCTCTCGATCGCCAACTCCGGTCGGAGAGACGACCTGACGCTCGCCTTTCTCGACCGCTACGAGGGCCGCGGGATCGACAGCGAGGTCGACCTCGCACTCCAGTTGGGGAAGGTCTTAGACCAGGAGTACGAGGACGCCTACCGGAACGGGTCGGCGACGACGCGCGCGGAGTCGCAGACCCTCCAGGCCGCGGAGTTCGTCGCGTCGTGGATGGCCGACGGCGGGAAGCTGGGCCAGCACCCGCTGTGTGCGGTGCGCCGGGACGCCGGGAGCGAGGAGGTGTACGGCCGCGCGGAGCTGTACACCTGCATCCCCCGGAAAGTGACCGAGGACCTGTTTGCGGAGGTCGACGCCAGCATCCTGATGTCGGCGACGCTGCGGCCCTTCGACGTGATCGAGGACGTGCTCGGACTCGACGAGCCCGTCACGATGGCATACGGCCTGGAGTATCCCGAAGAGCGCCGCCGGACGCTCGCGGTCGAGGCGCCGGCGCTTTTCAGTTCCGACCGCGACGACCCCGACACGCAGGCGACGATCACGGACGTCCTCGCCGACGCCGTCCGGTTCACGCCCGGGAACTGTTTGCTGTTTTTCCCGTCGTACGCGGAAGCCGAGCGGTACCACGACCGGCTCCGGGACCGCGCGGACGTCGACGCCAGGCTCCTCCGCGACGGCTCAGACGAGGACACAGAGTCGCTCAGGCGGTCGTTCGTCGCCGCCGACGACGCGGTCCTCTGTACGTCGCTGTGGGGGACGCTCGCGGAGGGCGTGAGCTTCGACGACGGCGCCGCCCGGACGGTCGCGGTCGTGGGCGTGCCGTACCCGCGGCTCTCCGAGCGGCTGGAGGCGATCCAGGACGCCTACGACCGGGCGTACGACGACCGCGAGGACGCCGGGTGGCGCTACGCGGTCGAGATCCCCACGATCCGGAAGACCAGACAGGCGCTCGGCCGGGTGATCCGGTCGCCCGAGGACTACGGCGTCCGGCTGTTGGTCGACCGGCGGTACACCCGCGAGAGCGTCGAGATGGGGAAGTACGGCGTCCGCGGGAGCTTCCCCCGGGAGGAACGGGCGGAGCTCGTCGACGTCGCCCCCGGGAAGCTGAAGTTCTCGATGCTGAACTTCTACGCCGACCTCGACGCCTACGACGGGGCGCCGCCGCAGCCGTAG
- a CDS encoding AbrB/MazE/SpoVT family DNA-binding domain-containing protein, translating into MASSTNEPTVVRVSQKGQATIPKGLREKFGIETPGEVFVYEERGRIVIEPVPSPGELHGIHAGEHERGEVLERVHELKNEESRREAERVERLRPSEDV; encoded by the coding sequence ATGGCGAGTAGCACGAACGAACCAACGGTAGTACGCGTGTCACAGAAGGGACAGGCAACGATCCCGAAGGGGCTCCGGGAAAAGTTCGGGATCGAGACGCCGGGGGAGGTGTTCGTTTACGAAGAACGGGGGCGCATCGTCATCGAGCCGGTGCCGTCACCCGGCGAACTGCACGGGATCCACGCTGGAGAGCACGAACGTGGTGAGGTGCTGGAGCGGGTTCACGAACTGAAAAACGAGGAGAGTCGCCGCGAGGCCGAGCGAGTCGAACGGCTCCGCCCGTCCGAGGATGTATGA
- a CDS encoding PIN domain-containing protein yields MSDGYVFDTEAIVAFLYNEPGHETVATLLEEVFTGQSDGFLAETNASEVFYLVARFEGVDDTPTKGSVREADRDLRALERQGLRIESADWRLAAEVKADGNLSLADAYAVALAHERDAALVAGADDDFDELPVDVDLRRFRDHDV; encoded by the coding sequence ATGAGCGACGGGTACGTTTTCGACACCGAGGCTATTGTCGCCTTCCTTTACAACGAGCCCGGTCACGAAACCGTCGCGACGCTTCTCGAAGAGGTCTTCACCGGTCAGTCGGACGGGTTCCTCGCCGAGACGAACGCGAGCGAAGTGTTCTACCTCGTCGCTCGGTTCGAAGGCGTCGACGACACGCCGACGAAGGGCTCGGTACGGGAAGCCGACCGCGATCTCCGTGCGCTCGAACGGCAGGGATTGCGTATCGAGTCGGCCGACTGGCGACTGGCGGCGGAGGTGAAGGCCGACGGGAACCTCTCACTCGCCGACGCGTACGCCGTCGCACTCGCCCACGAACGCGACGCAGCGCTCGTGGCCGGGGCTGACGACGACTTCGACGAACTGCCTGTCGACGTCGACCTCCGGCGGTTCCGGGACCACGACGTGTGA
- the rnz gene encoding ribonuclease Z: MRVTFLGTGGAVPTTERGPSALLLERDGERLLFDCGEGTQRQMMRFGTGFTVSHLFVTHLHGDHILGIPGLVQTLDFNGRDDPLAIHGPPGSKPHLRDLLEAGGYRPDFPITINEVRPGNVALDSPEYEVRTFETDHRNVSSMGYAVVEDDRRGRFDRERAEELGVPVGPKFGKLHDGEPVELDDGTVVRPEQVVGDPRPGRRVVYTGDTRPVESAVAAAAEPDLLVHDATFDDEWAERARRTGHSTGREAAEIAARAGAKRLGLVHVSSRYAGDASPIEREAASAAPAGTEVFLPDDGHTVEVPYPDEE; the protein is encoded by the coding sequence ATGCGCGTGACGTTCCTCGGGACGGGCGGGGCCGTCCCGACGACCGAGCGGGGGCCGAGCGCCCTCCTACTGGAGCGCGACGGCGAGCGGCTGCTGTTCGACTGCGGCGAGGGGACCCAACGCCAGATGATGCGGTTCGGCACCGGGTTCACGGTCTCGCATCTGTTCGTCACCCACCTCCACGGCGACCACATCCTCGGGATTCCGGGGCTGGTCCAGACGCTCGATTTCAACGGCCGCGACGACCCGTTGGCGATCCACGGCCCGCCGGGATCGAAGCCGCACCTCCGCGATCTGCTCGAAGCCGGCGGCTACCGCCCCGACTTCCCGATCACGATCAACGAGGTTCGTCCCGGGAACGTCGCGCTCGATTCCCCGGAGTACGAAGTCCGGACGTTCGAGACCGACCACCGAAACGTCTCCTCGATGGGGTATGCCGTCGTCGAGGACGACCGCCGCGGCCGGTTCGACCGCGAGCGCGCGGAGGAACTCGGGGTCCCGGTCGGCCCGAAGTTCGGGAAACTACACGACGGCGAGCCCGTGGAACTCGACGACGGCACCGTCGTCAGACCCGAACAGGTCGTCGGCGACCCCCGTCCCGGTCGGCGGGTCGTCTACACCGGCGACACCCGGCCGGTCGAGTCGGCCGTGGCGGCCGCCGCGGAGCCGGACCTGCTCGTCCACGACGCCACCTTCGACGACGAGTGGGCCGAGCGGGCGCGCCGGACCGGCCACTCGACCGGCCGAGAGGCCGCCGAGATCGCCGCCCGCGCCGGGGCCAAGCGGCTGGGGCTGGTTCACGTCTCCTCGCGGTACGCCGGGGACGCCTCGCCGATCGAACGCGAGGCCGCGTCGGCGGCGCCGGCGGGGACCGAGGTGTTCCTTCCGGACGACGGCCACACGGTCGAGGTGCCGTACCCCGACGAGGAGTGA